GGTGAGCATCGTTCCATCTGTGCGTAGTTGGAATAGTTTTTCCAGATGCAGGGGTCATGCCCGCGTCTTTCAGCATTCCGCCATTTTTTAGATCGCAACCCTAATACTGATAGTTCAGGAAATGGCGCTGCAAGAAGAATGTATTTGTACTTGGAACTCCGTAACAAGTAGTCGTGCTTTCCCGAAGAGCTTCCACGTGTGGATTGGCAATCTAGTGTGCTCCTCATGGCTAGTCATGAATAGTAAGCGATCACCCTCCCTCCAAATGGTGATCCCATCACTGGTACTTGGTTTCCCGGTAATGAATGACTGTTCAATTCCAGTCCAAGCGGACTGCGTTGAGCTCAAGTGTTATCAGTCCAATTAGCGTATTTTAATATAGGTTTAGTCATTCCCACAAGCATCGCCCCGAGCCATAGGCTAGATAGCTTTGGACTTCGACTGGCCAAAATCTTCATGAGCATAGTAAAGTTTTCTTCTTTAACCAGTGGAACTATTGTTGCAATTGCAGGGTTGATCCAAGCGCTGACGAGATTGCATTCAACTTCCATATTGAAGAATGTGCTGCATAGCAAAGACCGCACGCCCCATGTATTGCAACTCAACGTCATGTAGTAATTTAGCACCTGACTGTGATCTGTTACTAGGCCTGAAACTCGTACATCTTCAAGGGGGCGAGGCTGTTTGAGCTCGCAAGACTAGTTTCGGAAGAGGAAGCGTGACCGGCTTGCCGTTAATGAAAGGGATATAGAGTGCAGCGGCCAGAGCAGCGAAGCATTGACCGTAAAGACGGTGATGGGAGCAGAATCTGGTCAGGTACTCCAGCGCCATATTGGATGATGGTGGCTTAGATTTCTCGAATGGAAAAGGTTTTATAAGGCTAATGCGTACTGTATCTAGAGTTGCGTAGACCAAGGCGACAAGTATGTTCTCTGGTTATATTCTGTTGTGGCTTCCCATCCCCCAGCAGGAGATAGCAGAGCATTCCACCAACTTGCTTCTTCAGCACTAATATTGCTTCCTAGATTGAGCTCAATTTTCTGTTGCGGGTCGTGCCCCAAAGAAGACCGACAGCCCCTGTTGTTATAGGTTTTCGTGCACCGATGTTCTGGGGAATGTACTAATGATTCCTGCTACCGTGCAGAAAGGATATACGCCATGCGAGAAACAGGACCGTCAAATAAATGCCTTCATCGAATCCCGTGAGACCTTCAACCCCGGGCCAATTCACCAGAGGGGCTGAATCAGATACCCGCACTGTCACCGGATTGAGAACAGCAGGAAGCATATTCAAGGACATTGTTTTGGATCGAGACGGCAACGTTTACCAGATACCCCCCAGGCCGACTGTTCGCTAGCTAGTAGGCCATGTGGCTCATTCCCTAATTTCTTTCAATGCAGATGGGCCCGACTCTGATTTCTTCGGGAAGCAAGTTTGATCCGAGAAAAGATGGCGCTCTCCGTACAATTTGTTTTATATCAAGGCAACAAGATGGGAGTAGAGTGAAGCATTCGCGTCTCTGAAATAAAATGACATTGGTTATAGCTGTCGTGGGGTATTCGCCCAAAGTCTTCTTTGGTTGGACGAGCCGCGTCATCCATGACAGGCGGTAGAAAGCTCGCAATCAATAGAGATGGTGCAGAAGCTGGCAAACCGCATGTATTTGAACGAAGGacaaattgctgacagtATGAAAACTGCCCAAACCGGTTGAACAGTCACATGACAGCATGATATTGTATGATTTTCTTCACCAATCAGTTTTCATACTATCTTCCGTCCATCATACTCTGAATATCAAGCTTTATTTTGAGCTGTAAACTAAACATACTTTTACCACCTATAACATGTGAGCATTGGCCGCATACTGGATGTTCGCTCGAAGCCTCTGGAAAAAGATGACTCAGACTGGGCTGCACTGAAGCACATAGGTTCCATATTGACACTGCAACTCAGCTTCTGGTACAACTAAGAACTATGCGCGGCCAGTTGTTCTGAACTATACCGAATTAGCACGATGTTCATGCTATTCACCGGTTTACGGGGCTTCCATCGCAGGCGCCTGACCAGTGTCTGAGTGACAGCTTGGCAGTGGCACATGAGAAATGCACGAAGGCCGCTTCAATGAATGAGAATTGGAGTTGAGGTTACTGTCACCACGAGATCCACTTATCACAACCAAGTTCAGCGCGGTTAACCGCAAGGGACGATTGCGTAGTACGATACAAGGATATTGCATGAGCAGAACCGATGATAAAAAAGGACTCCTTATGCGTATGATCGACAGCCGGGAGATCCACGACCTCTCTGTGCTTGCATGGACCATCTTCGAATGGGATTTGAATCGCGACGGTGCGATATAGGGTACTGTGTTCTCTGTAAGAGCAATGGAGACGTTATTTAAAATCATCGGCGCACTGTGGCTTATAAGTAAAAACCATACACGTACTATCCATTGAAAAAAGTTTTGTTCCAACTTTATCGAGCATTCTTTGCATCCTCATTCGCTCTTGTATAATCATGGGTTTCCGCAACAGCGTGGCTTTCATCCATGATAACATGAAACGCCGGGTACGATCAATAACCAGACAAACACAAGATTATGAGGCAAGACAGAAAGCTCCTCTATTGTGAAGTAATCAATCTAACAGCAGTCTAGATAGCTTTTGTCGATGCCGTAAAAGGACCAGACGATCTGGTGGTGATTTTTTGTCGTCGTCGTTTCTACGAACATCTAACATGGCACGAATACAAGGAACTCGGAGACCCAGCAATAGCAGCAGTTGTCAGAGCCGGATGGAGCTGCGTGGAGCTGGACCGGATATGGGAGTTAATACGCCAAGGAAGATTCAATAAGATGGAGCTGGATAGACTCCGTGAAGAAGCTGGGGAAAAGCATAGATGGCTCTCTACACGCGAAAATTCCGAGCCGATTAGTGTGTTTGATTAAATTAATGGTAGAGTAGTGAATTGGGCGATATATGGGATTTGCTTTCTGTCTGGTATGCGCTGGTTGGTGTCACTAAGAAGACGAGAAAGGGAACGGAAGTAAATTATTCGTAGATGCCGAAAACCCTTGTCATTATATTCAAGGGATATCCAGGTGATGCCGAGATACTTTCTTCCCAATCCAACTGATTGTACTACATTACGACAAACCTGGATCCTTGCATGCTTTTTCTTCAGCCTTTCCACGGCTGTTATTAGGGCTCAGTTAGGACCATTCATTCAACGTGGTGGAAACAAGAGGCTGGTTATAGTTCAGATTAGATTTTTTACCAACCACCATATTAGCGGCTCATGTCGAAAGCAGACGCAACTAGGAGCTGGATACCGACATTATGCATGATGCGCGGCGTGAGTGACGAGGATCCGTGCATACAGGCACAAGTTGCAAATAGCCAAGAGTCTCCGGAGCTACTTGGAGATGATGTCCGCAAGTTGGTGATGGATTGGTTGGAAATATGGGCGATGTTGGAAGGCTTGTCTTGAAGCTTGGGTCTCAAGGGGCTTACTATGGGGATACTGGCAGCTTGGATTATTGCATTTCATAGCGAGTAGCCAGTGGGTAGCCAGACGGTGTACACCTAGGGTAGCATAAAGTTCAAAAAGGGGAGACACCATAATCACTCAGCACCCTCCCAACATCCGCATCCTTCTCTCCCTTGACCACAATCGCCACTCTGCGGCCACCATCCTCCGGCTCTGCAGCGCCTCTATTGCGCAGCGACTCTGGTTTCCCTGTAAAATTCGTAGCACACAAACCCGATCCGCCCCTAGCACCTTAAATCCATCATCTTTCAGTCTTGCCTGGTATATCACCATCAGCATATTGACAGCTGCCTTGCTCGTGCGGTACTCAGTTCCAAGGGGGCTATAGTAAGGCGACTTGGGATTCACTGCATGCGTGATGCAACCAGTGCTGGAGCTCACGGACACAAGCCCCTTCTCAGGAGCCTTGCGGAGGAGGTCCAGCAAGGCTTTGGTTGTGCTAAGGGCGCCGACGACATTAACGTCTAGGATTTGCCTGAGTGCCTCGCGGCTTGGTGGGCTGGCCAGGGAAATGATTCCGGCATTATTGACTAGAATATCGAGCTTTCCATACTGAGATGCTATCTGGGCAGCAGCTGCATCGACAGATTTATCGTCGGTGACATCTATCTGAACCCAGGAGGCAGTGCCTTTCACATCAGGGAGGGCCCGTAGGGCCTTGATGGATTTAGCTCCCTTGGCTGGATTACGGGAGCCTAGGATAACATGATAATTGCCGGAGAGGATGAGGTTTTTGGATGTTTCGAGACCAATGCCTTGGTTGGCGCCTGGGTACTCCCGTCAGAACCAAATAGATCATGCACGGGGAATATTATGTCATACCAGTGATGAAAACCAATTTCTGTTCCATATTCATCTTGTAGTCTGTCATAGAAATCGAGTGTAGGAGTAAACATTGCGCTACCCATGGGTTCTAAACCCCGTTAACTCCGCTTATGCCCCAGACGTATCAACACGAACAAAGAATGCATTGGATAGGATGTGATATAGATAGCACTATAGCTGCATTCCTGGCTGTCTCTGGATGGCCCGTCCGTAGATCAGTCCTAACTCCGATTATGTCGGATTTAGCCCAAGTAACGGTATGCGGAATTCGGCCAGTTAGTATAGACGACTGTCACTTGTATCTGTCTAATGTCTAGGATTGGATGCCGCAGATCTTGCTTTATATCAAGTCCTTTCTTAATGGAA
This sequence is a window from Aspergillus chevalieri M1 DNA, chromosome 5, nearly complete sequence. Protein-coding genes within it:
- a CDS encoding uncharacterized protein (COG:Q;~EggNog:ENOG410PPCM;~InterPro:IPR036291,IPR002347;~PFAM:PF08659,PF00106,PF13561;~go_process: GO:0055114 - oxidation-reduction process [Evidence IEA]), coding for MNMEQKLVFITGANQGIGLETSKNLILSGNYHVILGSRNPAKGAKSIKALRALPDVKGTASWVQIDVTDDKSVDAAAAQIASQYGKLDILVNNAGIISLASPPSREALRQILDVNVVGALSTTKALLDLLRKAPEKGLVSVSSSTGCITHAVNPKSPYYSPLGTEYRTSKAAVNMLMVIYQARLKDDGFKVLGADRVCVLRILQGNQSRCAIEALQSRRMVAAEWRLWSRERRMRMLGGC